The Chryseobacterium nakagawai genome has a segment encoding these proteins:
- a CDS encoding glycosyltransferase family 2 protein, translating to MVNVPSRISIIVPVYNVENYLAKCLDSLVNQTHQNIEILVVDDGSKDRSGEIIKGYGDKYSDKIKTFTKENGGLSDARNFGLEKATGEYIGFVDSDDYVTTTMFEEMLHLAEKHQAEMVICNIQKVDENGKVTQKLTQIPNMPEKIKLEEHFSVFSDISYFACNKLFKKELFDQKRFKKGVHFEDIQLIPQLLLECETIAQTQGFHYQYLERTDSITKTHTEKGLDILKAVQDVENVFGKSGYAHKRKELKNFQIFEGVYSFLAYLAFVKDEKTFYSMADKLSVFIRERQIKIQDILNYSRFGTNYLLSLPVKKKIFYLLFFAGQKKLIRKLI from the coding sequence ATGGTGAATGTTCCTTCAAGAATTTCAATTATTGTTCCCGTTTATAATGTCGAAAATTATTTGGCAAAATGCCTTGATTCCCTGGTGAATCAAACCCATCAGAATATTGAGATTCTTGTAGTAGATGATGGAAGTAAAGATCGTTCAGGGGAAATCATTAAAGGTTATGGGGATAAATATTCAGACAAAATAAAAACCTTTACCAAAGAAAATGGTGGATTAAGTGATGCCAGAAACTTTGGGTTGGAAAAAGCAACAGGAGAATATATTGGTTTTGTAGACAGTGATGACTATGTTACGACAACCATGTTTGAAGAAATGCTTCATCTGGCTGAAAAACATCAGGCAGAAATGGTAATCTGTAATATTCAGAAAGTTGATGAAAATGGAAAGGTAACCCAAAAGCTGACACAAATTCCCAATATGCCGGAAAAAATAAAACTGGAAGAGCATTTCTCTGTTTTTTCGGATATCAGTTATTTTGCCTGCAATAAATTATTCAAAAAAGAGCTTTTTGATCAGAAAAGATTTAAAAAAGGAGTTCATTTTGAAGATATTCAGTTGATTCCACAATTGTTACTGGAATGTGAAACGATTGCGCAGACGCAAGGTTTTCACTATCAATATCTTGAGCGTACGGATTCTATCACTAAAACCCATACGGAAAAAGGACTTGATATATTAAAGGCGGTGCAAGATGTAGAAAATGTATTTGGGAAGTCCGGATATGCTCATAAAAGAAAAGAACTGAAAAACTTCCAGATTTTTGAAGGAGTATATTCTTTTTTGGCCTATCTGGCTTTTGTAAAAGATGAAAAGACATTTTACAGTATGGCTGATAAGCTGTCTGTTTTTATAAGAGAAAGACAAATAAAAATTCAAGATATATTGAACTATAGTCGTTTTGGTACAAATTATCTTCTATCTTTGCCGGTGAAAAAAAAGATTTTTTATCTGTTATTTTTTGCCGGACAGAAAAAATTGATAAGAAAATTGATATAA
- the topA gene encoding type I DNA topoisomerase: protein MSKNLVIVESPAKAKTIQKYLGKDFEVKSSFGHIRDLPKKGMGIDLATFSPDYEVSADKKKLVTELKAAVKKAEMVWLASDEDREGEAIAWHLADELKLKPENRKRIVFHEITKNAILKAIENPRDIDQNLVNAQQARRVLDRIVGFEMSPVLWKKVKPGLSAGRVQSVAVRLIVEREKEIREFVPKASFKLDGIFLNNTEQEIAAKLKKDFEKEVEAEKFLEQAKTTEFKVLNVETKPGTRSASAPFTTSTLQQEASSRLGYNVTNTMRLAQRLYEEGFITYMRTDSVNLSQEAIEGAKKQITSEYGAEYSSPRNYTTKSASAQEAHEAIRPTDFGVKSIGDAQLNKLYQLIYRRTLASQMSNAKIEKTVIEIGNTSLPHHFEAQGEVIIFDGFLKAYGIVKTEDEDEENNEKLLPKVKVGEVLSYKSITATEKFTRPSARYTEAGLVRKLEELGIGRPSTYAPTIQTIQNREYVDKREIEPNTREVIKMSLVKDTIKKVVLDEKFGGDKNKFIPTDIGEVVNDFLTDNFKEILDYGFTARVEESFDEIASGDQKWKEMMTNFYSKFHPRIEDVEENADRATGDRLLGVDPKTGKNVHARIGRFGAMIQIGETDDEEKPIFASLMSGQNIATITFEEALELFKLPFELNEFEGNAVSVGVGRFGPYVKWGETFISIPKGEDPLSIDQNRAEEIINEKKKADAPIATYKGEPVTKGSGRFGPFIKYKDIFINVPKKYNFDNLSQDDINELIDAKLEKEANRYIQQWEKEKISLENGRWGPFIKFGKAMFKIPKKSDDTKYDAEELKEISLDEVKKWITDQDKNAFAEKKKPAAKKATTAKKTTAAKKPAAKKK from the coding sequence ATGTCAAAAAATTTAGTAATCGTAGAGTCCCCGGCAAAGGCAAAAACTATTCAGAAATATTTAGGTAAGGATTTTGAAGTGAAATCCAGTTTCGGTCATATCCGGGACTTACCTAAAAAAGGAATGGGAATAGATCTTGCCACCTTTAGTCCTGATTACGAAGTTTCAGCAGACAAGAAGAAATTGGTAACAGAATTAAAAGCCGCAGTAAAGAAAGCAGAAATGGTTTGGTTGGCTTCCGATGAGGACCGTGAAGGAGAAGCTATTGCGTGGCATTTAGCAGATGAATTGAAACTGAAACCCGAAAACAGAAAAAGAATTGTTTTCCACGAGATTACTAAAAATGCCATTCTAAAAGCAATTGAAAATCCAAGGGATATTGATCAGAACTTAGTAAATGCCCAGCAGGCAAGAAGAGTTCTGGACAGAATTGTAGGTTTTGAAATGTCTCCGGTTTTATGGAAAAAAGTAAAACCAGGACTATCAGCAGGAAGAGTGCAGTCGGTAGCCGTAAGATTAATCGTTGAAAGAGAAAAAGAAATCCGTGAATTTGTACCCAAAGCAAGTTTTAAACTTGACGGAATTTTCTTAAACAATACAGAGCAGGAAATTGCTGCTAAACTGAAAAAAGACTTCGAAAAAGAAGTTGAGGCGGAAAAATTTCTGGAGCAGGCAAAAACTACAGAATTTAAAGTTCTGAATGTTGAAACAAAACCAGGAACACGTTCTGCATCCGCTCCTTTTACCACTTCCACACTACAGCAGGAAGCTTCATCCAGATTAGGATACAATGTGACCAATACAATGCGTCTGGCTCAGAGATTATATGAAGAAGGGTTCATTACCTATATGAGAACAGACTCGGTAAACCTTTCTCAGGAAGCAATTGAAGGCGCAAAAAAACAGATTACCTCAGAATACGGAGCAGAATATTCTTCTCCAAGAAATTATACTACAAAATCAGCTTCTGCACAGGAGGCTCACGAAGCTATACGTCCTACAGATTTCGGAGTGAAGAGCATTGGTGATGCCCAGTTGAATAAACTGTACCAATTGATATACAGAAGAACATTAGCTTCTCAGATGTCGAATGCTAAAATTGAAAAAACAGTAATCGAGATCGGAAACACTTCATTGCCACACCATTTTGAAGCACAGGGAGAAGTGATCATTTTCGATGGTTTCCTGAAAGCCTACGGAATTGTAAAAACTGAAGATGAGGATGAAGAAAATAATGAAAAACTATTACCAAAAGTAAAAGTTGGTGAAGTATTAAGTTATAAATCTATTACAGCTACAGAAAAATTTACAAGACCAAGTGCAAGATATACGGAAGCAGGATTAGTTAGAAAGCTCGAAGAATTAGGGATTGGTAGACCCTCTACTTATGCTCCAACGATTCAGACGATTCAGAACAGAGAATATGTAGATAAAAGAGAAATAGAACCGAATACCCGTGAAGTCATCAAAATGTCTTTAGTAAAAGACACAATCAAGAAAGTAGTTCTGGATGAAAAATTTGGTGGCGATAAAAATAAATTCATTCCTACAGATATAGGAGAAGTTGTAAATGACTTCTTGACAGATAACTTTAAAGAAATCCTGGATTATGGTTTCACGGCAAGAGTAGAAGAAAGCTTCGACGAAATTGCAAGCGGAGATCAAAAATGGAAGGAAATGATGACGAATTTCTACTCAAAATTCCACCCGAGAATTGAAGATGTAGAAGAAAATGCAGACCGTGCAACAGGAGACAGACTTTTAGGAGTTGATCCGAAGACCGGTAAAAATGTTCATGCCAGAATCGGAAGATTTGGGGCGATGATCCAGATCGGAGAAACAGATGATGAAGAAAAACCAATCTTTGCATCATTAATGTCAGGACAAAATATTGCAACCATTACCTTTGAAGAGGCATTAGAACTATTTAAATTGCCTTTTGAACTGAATGAGTTTGAAGGAAATGCAGTTTCTGTGGGTGTAGGAAGATTCGGACCTTATGTGAAATGGGGAGAAACGTTTATCAGTATTCCAAAAGGTGAAGATCCGCTTTCCATAGATCAAAACCGTGCAGAGGAGATCATCAATGAGAAGAAAAAAGCAGATGCTCCGATTGCCACTTATAAAGGAGAGCCTGTAACCAAGGGATCAGGAAGATTCGGACCATTTATCAAGTACAAAGACATTTTTATCAATGTGCCAAAGAAATACAACTTCGATAATCTTTCTCAGGACGATATCAATGAGCTGATTGATGCTAAACTGGAAAAAGAAGCTAACCGATACATTCAGCAATGGGAAAAAGAAAAAATTTCCCTTGAAAATGGAAGATGGGGACCTTTCATTAAATTTGGAAAAGCCATGTTCAAAATTCCGAAGAAAAGTGATGATACCAAATATGATGCAGAAGAATTGAAAGAAATTTCTCTGGATGAAGTAAAAAAATGGATCACAGATCAGGATAAAAATGCTTTTGCAGAAAAGAAAAAACCTGCAGCAAAAAAAGCAACAACTGCTAAGAAAACTACAGCTGCTAAAAAACCAGCTGCTAAGAAGAAATAA
- a CDS encoding formimidoylglutamase — protein MDFEDFIISPRNFKTESWQIGNRITKDIKEDSIVLLFVSDYRGAGGDAEVQDFTAVRKEFYKLSQLDFEIPIVDLGDLVSGKSVQDTHYILQEVLSACHYKRALPVIIGGSNDFAFSLFSALNFHQKSINYTQISNIISLKQGEEINEYTFLGKIFGAKNFSIKNYHHLGYQKHLNEMDSVRLIKEVEFDIIRLAEMMNSTEKTEPFFRKADLVTVNCDAVESFSEPFSMNPQVNGLNRREICAYMKEIGLSENLKTVGIFNYNIYSENQLNHQLLAQMLWYLIEGFNIQQSHPKERQYELFYVLIDDRQFAFKRDTFSNLWYFGDDENIENCTPCSRKDFDDAKKGWLNARLTKF, from the coding sequence ATGGATTTTGAAGACTTTATCATTTCACCAAGAAATTTTAAAACAGAAAGCTGGCAGATCGGAAATCGGATAACAAAAGATATAAAAGAAGATAGTATTGTTCTTTTATTTGTTTCGGATTATAGAGGAGCAGGCGGCGATGCAGAAGTACAGGATTTTACAGCAGTCAGAAAAGAATTTTACAAACTTTCACAGTTGGATTTTGAGATTCCGATTGTGGATCTCGGTGATTTAGTGTCAGGGAAATCTGTTCAGGATACCCATTATATTTTGCAGGAAGTTTTGTCAGCCTGCCATTATAAAAGAGCACTTCCGGTGATTATCGGAGGTTCCAATGATTTTGCTTTTTCACTATTCTCAGCATTGAATTTTCATCAGAAAAGCATCAATTATACCCAAATCAGTAACATTATTTCTCTTAAACAAGGAGAAGAAATTAACGAATATACTTTTTTAGGGAAAATTTTTGGAGCTAAGAATTTTTCCATTAAAAATTATCACCATCTGGGTTATCAGAAACATTTAAATGAAATGGATTCTGTACGGTTGATTAAAGAAGTGGAATTTGACATCATCCGCTTAGCTGAAATGATGAATTCTACAGAAAAAACAGAACCTTTCTTCAGAAAAGCAGACCTGGTTACTGTAAATTGTGATGCCGTAGAAAGTTTCAGTGAGCCATTTTCTATGAATCCACAGGTCAATGGACTGAACAGAAGAGAAATTTGCGCCTACATGAAAGAGATCGGGCTGAGCGAAAACCTGAAAACGGTAGGGATCTTTAATTATAATATCTATTCGGAAAATCAACTGAATCATCAGCTGTTAGCACAAATGCTATGGTATCTGATTGAAGGGTTTAATATCCAGCAGTCCCATCCCAAAGAAAGACAATATGAATTGTTTTACGTTTTAATTGATGACAGGCAATTTGCATTTAAGCGTGATACTTTCAGTAATTTGTGGTATTTTGGTGACGACGAAAATATAGAAAATTGCACTCCTTGTTCAAGAAAAGATTTTGATGATGCTAAAAAAGGCTGGTTAAATGCAAGACTGACGAAATTTTAA
- a CDS encoding glycosyltransferase family 4 protein — MKNFELFLSGSGIPIFYIKIGLGFVFSFLITYFSIPTIVKISRRKNLMDEPGIRSSHLRKIPNLGGIAIFYSIGICASIFAYELFDLYKFLFASLIILLYIGVMDDIVVMRAYKKLVAQILVSSLIVIGSDIRIRSLFGIFGVYELGYFVSVLFSIVTFIILINAFNLIDGIDGLAGGYSVICSALFGISYYRLGEYNYPLVVLSVVIIGTVLAFLYYNLSNYRTNKVFMGDTGSMLLGFLLAFTSICFIDIFIDKKLADVPRYHLQSAPVVAVAILILPIVDTLNVIFVRLYNKKSPFDADKNHIHHKLLKLNLTHRRSTFYIILYYLMIVAIAYYLRHTNVNLLLLVIILLGFMGAYLPDLIYRLRNNKN; from the coding sequence ATGAAAAACTTTGAATTGTTCTTAAGCGGATCGGGAATACCTATTTTCTATATAAAAATAGGATTAGGTTTCGTGTTCTCTTTTTTAATTACTTATTTTTCTATACCTACTATTGTAAAGATCTCCAGAAGGAAGAACCTTATGGATGAACCAGGTATCAGAAGCTCACACCTAAGGAAAATCCCAAACCTTGGGGGAATTGCCATTTTTTATTCTATCGGAATCTGTGCTTCTATTTTTGCATACGAACTGTTTGATCTCTATAAATTTCTGTTTGCTTCACTGATTATCCTTCTCTATATTGGAGTGATGGATGATATTGTAGTGATGAGAGCGTACAAAAAACTTGTGGCGCAGATCTTAGTCTCCTCATTAATTGTTATTGGTTCAGATATTAGAATCAGAAGTTTATTTGGAATATTTGGAGTGTATGAACTGGGATATTTTGTGAGTGTGCTGTTCAGTATTGTTACATTTATTATTCTGATCAATGCTTTCAACCTGATTGATGGGATTGATGGTCTTGCAGGCGGATATTCCGTGATCTGTAGCGCACTGTTTGGAATAAGTTATTATAGATTGGGAGAGTATAACTACCCTTTGGTTGTTTTGTCGGTGGTAATTATAGGAACTGTTTTAGCATTTTTATATTATAATCTGTCAAATTATAGGACTAACAAGGTATTTATGGGAGATACAGGGTCTATGCTGTTAGGTTTTCTATTAGCCTTTACCTCCATATGTTTTATAGATATTTTTATAGATAAAAAGCTGGCAGATGTACCGAGGTATCACCTGCAGTCTGCCCCGGTAGTGGCAGTGGCAATTCTGATTTTACCTATTGTGGATACGCTAAACGTCATCTTTGTAAGGCTTTACAATAAAAAGTCACCTTTTGATGCTGATAAGAACCATATTCATCACAAACTTTTAAAATTAAATCTTACCCATAGAAGATCTACTTTTTATATTATTCTATATTATTTAATGATTGTGGCAATAGCCTATTATCTGAGACATACCAATGTGAATCTGTTGTTGTTGGTAATTATTTTATTAGGCTTTATGGGAGCGTATTTGCCGGATTTGATATATCGGTTAAGAAATAACAAAAATTAA
- a CDS encoding T9SS type A sorting domain-containing protein, with the protein MKAKFISKILATAFCVVSTHAFSREFSPPEAHEKPDVCRLSSLVAPFTYDLDPLIMINQNVNQKGLVVMSGKLTKPFTSDHVKLSVKYKDAQGNWVTGWCKTLYSYNQYNEILTVRFELPASAQSSYHVKVELSSDTNLSNFNSVVWDKSINHYKLNDYVAANCDLDENEYTMLLTPKKEGSLLTNSSGKVIGVKDRVTSAYSWNKLSNVLMDNKKDDVVFAPTQPSDLITDANGSKSVKLVNTGAVSDTLGATSEFIYNEAAGHPIPYLYSYDDPVYMFAGKFSANGFFVKFSQWPGEPNGPGYFNWKNPNFIESRYFNMYNKTWKSLSEFIPDQEPVVIVSSLTTGLRIYKNDGTYIDLTPSSTSNYGAPYFGYTNNVARRGPGSENLIISNTSEMTLYGVGALRNDVNTSYQPKRSMQDVEKEVFKFIKYTGVFGSTTAYDDTSECSQGCFTVNADAVSDYSVADWTKAPNSYIFTGKDKTGNAVDGLYIPIKKAFAMWQKDKYIGGSNIPAGTLTADVLWEDAHGLIKSGTNYSLEMIGSGEDAKIKVPVNKAKKGNAVIALKVGGEVYWSWHIWVTDDPTNGSTYKSFAGLKRQKKDGTVELIPDSDWGWMDRNLGAMSNSLTSGNWNKNGGLLYQWGRKDPIPPLTAKGNDSYEVSGSIGRVRHRNAQYTTNSVKIDALRKFVPLANANVRNNLSLAVKNPLSLIYVGNNSADIAYYDSGKTLMLNWFGKSPDFGSNRLSELNLWSDNSEGKYRDNYLDDNDAQPYKNKSSYDPCPNGWRVPSVLVANAGSKTYIDDIRIDFSPLGVKTNMGKNTFEANTYQIIKPTDAGAPNFMKGFKLYTNVGYDLSNVGGFNMGKFPGTGQLLINRHEGQYTDQHHTALWTATMTRHFDASPSIVARALFMVPDKEQPDIPDSNYPNINGRYFYQPLSMGETSGANGCRCIKDPLYVVNDYDFPTDFFAEGQYMEGLDNPNTYTIVKSTAESTLEIPISKAFSAQSQLLNNPDILNATSFDNLKTNVLWTTDTGLIKQVSVDQPGSISAISSSKIKVTINPNKSGNAVVTLHNGSITNPVYWSWHIWVTNTAITSNRYITDQPDANAVNYINFAKRSEVLDTEIMDRNLGAVEVFPTINGDNLNPETALPGSPEQIMLSGGLHYQWGRKDPIPTYRTASDIDYGQYRYKTDAVKYWTGTTAANGTITYAPLIESNYNTNYIRPYATYSNSANANVVATDKPSEKIAKVLSYSVKNPLAFMVPSTLDATGKGSDWLASEPNLAADRWGRGDKKSLFDPCPEGWRIPDVTTVSVIAVPSNPVAQEDFGLSPWYRKGYRAASSYRIITDNFGIQVRVGKRRIAGFMFPNNDYTIGNYAIFTGMRGYRSVTTNTTPNFNSSEGDSNGSLYTGFWTSGLSSNFNGRPINLLLKKYDSGVPQNFIQAFHDNNDPYFGASCRCVKVKTDGTNEAGPIPRLQVITVSTARATNTLAKKTVEEKIVQNKLEVFPNPVKSILYIKGNDIVKEYYYQIYNMSGQVVKSGKFENEKTDLSALTAGVYLIRINSSENIVKIIKE; encoded by the coding sequence ATGAAAGCAAAATTTATTTCTAAAATTTTGGCAACAGCATTCTGCGTGGTGTCAACTCATGCTTTTTCGCGGGAATTTTCGCCTCCGGAAGCTCATGAGAAACCTGATGTCTGCAGGCTTAGCTCTCTTGTCGCTCCATTTACTTATGATCTGGATCCGCTTATTATGATCAATCAGAATGTGAATCAGAAAGGATTGGTTGTAATGAGCGGAAAGCTTACAAAGCCCTTTACTAGCGATCATGTAAAACTCTCGGTAAAGTATAAGGATGCACAAGGTAATTGGGTTACCGGATGGTGTAAAACCCTATATTCGTATAACCAGTACAATGAAATTCTTACGGTTCGTTTTGAACTTCCTGCTTCTGCTCAAAGTTCTTATCATGTAAAAGTGGAATTGAGTTCAGATACGAATCTCAGCAATTTTAATAGTGTGGTATGGGATAAGAGTATAAATCATTATAAACTTAATGATTATGTTGCTGCCAACTGTGACCTGGATGAGAATGAATATACCATGCTTTTAACTCCTAAAAAAGAAGGATCATTGCTTACCAACAGCAGTGGAAAAGTGATTGGAGTAAAAGACAGGGTGACTTCCGCTTATTCCTGGAATAAGCTGAGCAATGTTTTGATGGATAATAAAAAAGACGATGTCGTGTTTGCGCCAACTCAGCCATCGGATCTGATAACAGATGCAAATGGGAGCAAATCTGTGAAATTGGTTAATACAGGAGCTGTCAGTGATACCTTAGGAGCTACTTCCGAATTTATTTACAATGAAGCAGCAGGGCACCCCATTCCTTACCTGTATAGCTATGATGACCCTGTATATATGTTTGCCGGTAAATTTTCGGCGAACGGGTTCTTTGTGAAATTCAGCCAATGGCCGGGAGAGCCTAATGGCCCGGGGTATTTTAATTGGAAGAATCCAAACTTTATAGAAAGCAGATACTTTAATATGTATAACAAGACATGGAAAAGTTTATCTGAATTTATTCCGGATCAGGAACCCGTTGTGATTGTATCAAGTCTTACGACAGGATTAAGAATCTATAAAAATGATGGAACCTATATTGACCTTACTCCAAGCAGTACAAGCAATTATGGAGCTCCTTATTTCGGATATACAAACAATGTAGCGAGAAGAGGTCCTGGATCTGAAAACCTTATTATTTCCAATACCTCAGAAATGACTTTATATGGTGTGGGTGCGCTAAGGAATGATGTTAATACTTCATACCAGCCCAAAAGGTCTATGCAGGATGTTGAAAAAGAAGTATTCAAATTCATTAAATATACTGGCGTTTTTGGTTCAACTACCGCTTATGATGATACTTCAGAATGTTCGCAAGGATGTTTTACGGTTAATGCGGATGCTGTCTCAGATTATAGTGTGGCAGACTGGACCAAAGCTCCCAATAGTTATATTTTTACAGGAAAAGATAAAACAGGAAATGCTGTGGACGGTCTTTATATTCCTATTAAAAAAGCTTTCGCCATGTGGCAGAAGGATAAATATATAGGTGGATCTAATATTCCTGCAGGAACATTAACTGCAGATGTTTTATGGGAAGATGCTCATGGATTGATTAAATCAGGAACTAATTATAGCCTTGAAATGATAGGTTCAGGAGAAGATGCCAAGATAAAAGTTCCTGTTAACAAAGCTAAAAAAGGAAATGCCGTTATTGCATTAAAAGTGGGCGGGGAAGTGTATTGGTCATGGCATATCTGGGTGACAGATGATCCTACGAATGGTTCCACTTATAAAAGCTTTGCCGGGCTCAAAAGACAAAAGAAAGATGGAACGGTGGAATTGATTCCGGATTCGGATTGGGGCTGGATGGATAGAAACTTAGGAGCGATGAGTAATTCTTTAACTTCAGGAAACTGGAATAAAAATGGAGGATTGCTTTATCAATGGGGAAGAAAAGATCCTATTCCTCCTTTGACAGCTAAAGGAAATGACTCTTATGAAGTATCAGGTTCTATAGGAAGAGTAAGACATAGAAATGCTCAGTATACGACAAATTCAGTTAAAATTGATGCCCTTAGAAAATTTGTTCCATTGGCGAATGCAAATGTGAGAAATAATCTTTCTCTTGCTGTTAAAAATCCTTTAAGCCTTATCTATGTCGGGAATAACAGTGCTGATATTGCTTATTATGACAGTGGAAAGACACTCATGCTAAACTGGTTTGGGAAATCACCTGATTTTGGAAGCAATCGTCTTTCTGAATTGAATTTATGGTCTGATAATTCAGAAGGGAAGTATAGAGATAATTATCTGGATGATAATGATGCACAGCCCTACAAAAATAAATCTTCTTATGATCCATGTCCTAATGGTTGGCGGGTTCCTTCTGTGTTAGTGGCCAATGCAGGATCAAAGACTTATATTGATGATATAAGAATTGACTTTTCTCCTTTAGGGGTAAAAACCAATATGGGTAAGAATACTTTCGAGGCCAATACGTATCAGATCATCAAACCTACAGATGCAGGAGCACCTAACTTTATGAAAGGATTTAAACTGTACACCAACGTAGGATATGATCTTTCCAATGTGGGCGGATTTAATATGGGTAAATTTCCAGGTACCGGACAATTGCTTATCAACAGACATGAAGGTCAGTATACAGATCAGCATCATACCGCTTTATGGACAGCAACTATGACCAGACATTTCGATGCCTCCCCATCCATAGTAGCCAGAGCATTATTTATGGTTCCTGACAAAGAGCAACCCGATATTCCGGATTCAAATTATCCTAATATTAACGGAAGATATTTCTATCAGCCCTTATCTATGGGAGAGACTTCAGGTGCTAATGGTTGCAGATGTATCAAGGATCCTTTATATGTAGTGAACGATTATGATTTCCCTACAGATTTCTTTGCAGAAGGACAATATATGGAAGGATTAGATAATCCGAACACCTATACAATAGTAAAATCTACTGCTGAATCTACTCTTGAAATTCCAATCAGTAAAGCTTTTTCAGCTCAGAGTCAATTGCTGAATAATCCGGATATTTTAAATGCAACAAGCTTTGATAATTTAAAAACAAATGTTCTATGGACAACGGATACAGGTCTCATTAAGCAGGTTTCCGTAGATCAGCCGGGTTCTATATCTGCAATCAGCAGCTCAAAGATAAAAGTAACCATTAATCCAAACAAAAGCGGGAATGCTGTCGTTACTCTACACAACGGAAGTATCACCAACCCGGTATATTGGAGCTGGCATATCTGGGTGACCAATACAGCTATTACATCTAATCGCTATATAACAGATCAGCCGGATGCTAACGCCGTGAATTATATCAACTTTGCCAAAAGAAGTGAAGTTCTGGATACTGAAATCATGGATAGAAATTTAGGGGCGGTAGAAGTATTTCCGACCATTAATGGAGATAACTTAAACCCTGAGACAGCATTGCCAGGCTCTCCGGAACAAATTATGCTATCTGGCGGACTTCATTATCAATGGGGAAGAAAAGACCCTATTCCAACCTATAGAACGGCATCAGATATTGATTATGGTCAATATCGTTATAAAACAGATGCTGTAAAATACTGGACAGGAACTACTGCTGCAAACGGGACCATTACTTATGCCCCTTTAATTGAATCTAATTATAATACCAATTATATTAGACCCTATGCTACTTATAGTAATTCTGCCAATGCGAATGTTGTAGCTACAGATAAACCTTCTGAAAAAATAGCAAAAGTGCTATCATACTCAGTGAAAAATCCATTGGCCTTTATGGTACCAAGTACTTTAGATGCTACCGGAAAAGGTTCAGACTGGCTGGCTTCAGAGCCTAATTTAGCTGCCGACCGTTGGGGAAGAGGTGATAAAAAATCTCTTTTTGATCCTTGTCCGGAAGGATGGAGAATCCCGGATGTAACAACCGTTTCGGTAATTGCAGTCCCTTCAAATCCTGTAGCACAGGAAGATTTTGGTCTTAGCCCTTGGTATAGAAAAGGATATAGAGCTGCAAGTTCATATAGAATCATTACAGACAATTTTGGAATTCAAGTGAGAGTTGGAAAGAGAAGAATTGCAGGGTTTATGTTCCCAAATAATGATTACACGATTGGTAACTATGCCATATTTACAGGAATGAGAGGGTACAGAAGTGTTACCACAAATACAACACCTAATTTTAACTCTTCTGAAGGAGATAGTAATGGAAGCCTTTATACTGGTTTTTGGACATCAGGCTTGAGTTCCAATTTCAATGGTAGACCCATTAACTTGCTTCTCAAAAAGTATGATAGTGGAGTTCCTCAAAACTTTATTCAGGCATTTCATGATAATAATGATCCTTACTTTGGAGCAAGTTGCCGTTGTGTAAAAGTAAAAACTGATGGAACAAATGAAGCCGGACCAATACCAAGACTGCAGGTAATTACAGTTTCTACAGCCAGAGCAACAAACACTTTGGCGAAAAAGACTGTTGAAGAAAAGATCGTTCAGAATAAGCTTGAAGTATTCCCTAATCCGGTAAAGAGTATATTGTATATTAAAGGAAATGATATTGTAAAAGAATATTATTATCAGATTTATAATATGTCTGGACAGGTCGTAAAATCAGGAAAATTTGAAAACGAAAAAACAGACCTTTCTGCTTTAACAGCAGGAGTTTATCTTATAAGGATCAATAGCTCTGAAAATATAGTGAAGATCATTAAGGAATAA